One genomic window of Deltaproteobacteria bacterium includes the following:
- a CDS encoding spore maturation protein, whose amino-acid sequence METLAGLINILSVLAIPLLVVIILLFGVLKKVKLYETFIEGAKEGFQVGVRIIPYLVAMLTAIGIFRTSGAMDILSTLVSPLTTLIGMPPETLPMALIRPLSGSGALGVMSETIKAQGPDSLIGRMVAVMMGSGETTFYVLAVYFGSVGIHRTRQAVPAGLIADGVSILMSVWIVQLIFG is encoded by the coding sequence GTGGAAACCCTGGCCGGCCTGATCAATATCCTTTCTGTCCTGGCCATCCCCTTGCTGGTGGTCATTATTTTATTATTCGGCGTTCTTAAAAAAGTGAAACTCTACGAAACCTTTATCGAAGGGGCCAAAGAAGGGTTTCAGGTGGGCGTCCGGATTATCCCCTACCTGGTAGCCATGCTGACGGCCATCGGGATCTTCCGGACCAGCGGGGCCATGGATATCCTTTCTACCCTGGTTTCCCCTTTGACCACGCTCATCGGCATGCCCCCGGAAACATTGCCCATGGCCTTGATACGCCCCCTTTCCGGAAGCGGGGCATTAGGGGTCATGTCCGAAACGATTAAGGCCCAGGGACCTGATTCCCTGATCGGCCGTATGGTTGCGGTCATGATGGGCAGCGGGGAGACTACCTTTTATGTGTTGGCCGTCTATTTCGGGTCGGTGGGAATCCATCGGACCCGCCAGGCTGTACCGGCCGGTCTTATCGCCGATGGGGTCAGTATCTTGATGTCGGTTTGGATCGTTCAATTGATCTTTGGCTGA
- a CDS encoding nucleoside recognition protein: protein MSLWLGLMKIAEQAGLIERLARALRGITTRLFPDVPADHPAMGAMIMNISANMLGLGNAATPLGLKAMEELSKLNKQPGTATDAMCTFLVINTSNVQLIPATVIAIRAASGSANPTEILGPVIVATAINTVIGVMVVKLMARLPFFKNQLKSGRS, encoded by the coding sequence ATGTCCCTCTGGCTGGGGCTGATGAAGATCGCCGAACAGGCCGGTCTGATCGAACGGCTGGCCAGGGCGCTCAGGGGAATCACTACCCGGCTTTTTCCTGACGTGCCGGCGGATCATCCGGCCATGGGGGCCATGATCATGAATATCTCGGCCAATATGCTCGGTCTGGGAAATGCCGCCACGCCCCTGGGGTTAAAGGCCATGGAAGAACTGAGTAAACTCAATAAACAACCGGGTACGGCGACCGATGCCATGTGTACTTTTTTGGTCATCAACACCAGCAATGTCCAATTGATCCCGGCCACGGTCATCGCCATCCGGGCCGCCTCCGGCTCGGCCAATCCGACCGAGATCCTGGGGCCGGTGATTGTCGCCACAGCCATCAATACGGTCATCGGGGTTATGGTGGTCAAACTTATGGCCCGACTCCCTTTTTTTAAAAACCAGTTGAAATCGGGAAGGAGTTAA
- a CDS encoding ABC transporter ATP-binding protein: MRSYRIIFPYLRQGLIPLLVGILLLLSVDFLQLVIPRFIKGAIDALTAKQALGSVLTRYCLLILATALLIFILRMIWRRLIFGQARRIEEALRNRLFDHLLTLSQSYYHRTSIGNLMAHATNDMEAVRMALGMGLVSLVDSLILGSAAIGFMAYINLKLTLISLWPMPLVAFLTQRLTKLLDQRFELVQGTFSKIMEKVRESLVGIMVVKAYTLQEREERNLACYSLEYQDQNIRLVRITGTLFPLSILMTNLSLAVVLWIGGQQVLAKEITTGDFVAFISYLGLLSWPVMALGWVINLIKRGAVSLERIERILEERPEIADLPGLTPPTSLRAELKVKDLTFSYSQGARPVLRGIGFEMAPGRQYLITGKTGSGKTTLALLMIRLLESSAGSIFLDGHEIHSIPLSDLRKTVSLIPQEPFLFSDTIRANLLLARPDAEEKDLWECLTLAAFQEEVRTFPKGLDTVVGEKGVLLSGGQKQRLSLARTLLVNPPILILDNTLSSVDLNTERIIQENLGPFRKGKITIYISHLLIGLEGVDNIFLLEAGELAETGTHEQLLGKEGLYFQLYRYQRLEMELRQGVF; encoded by the coding sequence ATGCGATCATACCGGATAATCTTTCCTTACTTACGCCAGGGGCTGATCCCCCTTTTGGTGGGGATTTTATTGCTCTTGTCCGTGGATTTCCTCCAACTGGTCATTCCCAGGTTTATCAAAGGGGCCATCGATGCCTTGACAGCCAAACAGGCCCTGGGTTCCGTGCTTACCCGATATTGCCTTCTGATCCTGGCTACGGCCCTTTTGATTTTTATTCTCAGGATGATCTGGCGCCGCCTGATTTTCGGTCAGGCCCGCCGGATAGAAGAGGCCCTGCGGAACCGTCTTTTCGACCATCTTCTGACCCTCTCCCAATCTTATTATCATCGAACCTCCATCGGGAACCTGATGGCCCATGCCACCAATGATATGGAGGCGGTCCGTATGGCCCTGGGTATGGGTCTGGTTTCCCTGGTAGATTCCTTGATCCTCGGCTCGGCCGCCATTGGCTTCATGGCCTATATCAACCTTAAATTGACGCTCATTTCCCTTTGGCCCATGCCTCTAGTGGCTTTTTTGACCCAAAGATTGACCAAATTACTCGATCAGCGATTCGAACTGGTCCAAGGGACCTTTTCAAAAATTATGGAAAAAGTTCGAGAGAGCCTGGTGGGGATCATGGTGGTCAAGGCCTATACCCTCCAGGAACGGGAGGAAAGAAATCTGGCCTGTTACAGCCTGGAGTATCAGGACCAAAATATCCGTTTAGTCAGAATTACAGGCACCTTATTCCCTCTATCGATCCTGATGACCAATCTGAGTCTGGCGGTCGTTCTTTGGATAGGCGGGCAACAGGTTTTGGCCAAAGAGATCACCACCGGGGATTTTGTGGCCTTTATCAGTTATCTGGGACTGCTCTCCTGGCCGGTCATGGCCCTGGGATGGGTCATCAATCTCATAAAAAGGGGGGCTGTTTCCCTGGAAAGGATCGAACGTATCTTAGAAGAACGTCCTGAAATCGCCGATCTTCCGGGGCTTACCCCCCCAACGTCCCTCCGGGCAGAACTTAAGGTGAAGGATTTGACTTTTTCTTATTCCCAAGGAGCCAGACCGGTCTTGCGGGGAATCGGTTTTGAAATGGCTCCGGGCAGGCAGTATTTAATTACCGGGAAGACCGGTTCCGGCAAGACCACTCTGGCCCTGCTGATGATCCGCCTCCTGGAGTCTTCAGCCGGCAGTATTTTTTTGGACGGCCATGAAATCCATTCCATTCCCTTATCGGACCTCAGAAAGACCGTTTCTCTTATTCCCCAGGAACCCTTTCTTTTTTCCGATACCATCCGGGCCAATCTGCTCCTGGCCCGGCCCGATGCCGAAGAGAAAGACCTCTGGGAATGTCTGACCCTGGCCGCCTTTCAGGAAGAAGTCCGGACCTTTCCCAAGGGGTTGGATACCGTAGTGGGAGAAAAAGGGGTCTTATTATCCGGCGGGCAAAAACAAAGGCTTTCTTTGGCCCGGACCCTGCTGGTCAACCCCCCCATCCTTATCCTCGATAATACCCTGTCTTCCGTGGATCTGAATACCGAGCGAATCATCCAGGAAAACCTGGGGCCTTTTCGAAAAGGAAAAATCACGATCTATATCTCTCATCTTCTGATTGGTCTGGAAGGGGTGGATAACATCTTCCTGCTGGAAGCCGGAGAACTGGCGGAGACAGGAACCCATGAACAATTACTCGGGAAAGAAGGTCTTTATTTTCAACTGTACCGCTATCAGCGGCTGGAGATGGAATTGCGTCAGGGGGTCTTTTAA